A single region of the Deefgea piscis genome encodes:
- a CDS encoding ion channel yields the protein MIYLICGFLLVVATVLIHVLGIFLITYVEKFLIQQFASSIMVEAILFVIVTYLLMVVHLVSIFLWAFVYVEIGAMDNFSDAFFYSISSYSTVGFYAEGPAGPIGRLSGAFESCVGMVMFGLSASYLFGIRGKLNANALAMQTST from the coding sequence CTACGGTATTGATACATGTATTGGGCATTTTTTTAATTACCTATGTTGAAAAATTCTTAATCCAGCAATTTGCCAGCTCGATCATGGTTGAGGCGATTTTATTTGTCATCGTGACCTATTTATTGATGGTGGTACATTTGGTGTCGATCTTTCTTTGGGCCTTTGTATATGTCGAGATTGGTGCCATGGATAATTTTAGCGATGCTTTTTTCTATTCGATTTCTAGTTACTCCACCGTCGGCTTTTATGCCGAAGGCCCCGCAGGGCCGATTGGCCGTTTAAGCGGGGCATTTGAATCCTGCGTTGGCATGGTGATGTTTGGCTTATCAGCGTCGTATTTGTTTGGCATTCGCGGCAAGTTAAATGCCAATGCATTGGCAATGCAAACATCAACATAG